A genomic stretch from Budorcas taxicolor isolate Tak-1 chromosome 15, Takin1.1, whole genome shotgun sequence includes:
- the LOC128059829 gene encoding olfactory receptor 10Z1-like — MDNHTTVSIFLLWGFSSFPDLQDLLFVMVFFSHVTILAANVSIMVAVKLNHSLHIPMYFFLCGLSFSETCTTMVIIPRMLVDLLSDSKSISIFECATQMFFFFGLSGNNCFIMAAMSYDRYTAIHNPLHYSSLMTRKICFQLMMAAWLVGFLVSMCIVTIVFNLSFCDSKTIRHFFCDISPVVCLACDYTLSCEMAIFVLSAFVLVGSFILIMISYVFIGSIVMKMPSAKGRYKAFSTCSSHLTVVCIHYGFAGFVYLRPKSSDSFREDMLMALTYTVLTPLLNPIVYSLRNKEMQIALRKIVDSANRFILQMVNKRTLNI; from the coding sequence ATGGACAATCATACCACAGTGAGCATATTCCTTCTGTGGGGATTTTCCAGTTTCCCGGACCTGCAAGATCTCCTCTTTGTGATGGTTTTCTTCTCCCATGTGACCATCCTAGCTGCAAATGTGTCCATAATGGTGGCCGTCAAGCTCAATCACAGCCTTCACATccccatgtactttttcctctGTGGCCTCTCCTTTTCAGAAACCTGTACCACTATGGTGATCATCCCCCGCATGCTGGTGGACTTGCTATCAGACAGTAAGTCCATTTCTATTTTTGAGTGTGCCACacagatgtttttcttctttggcttGTCAGGCAATAACTGCTTCATCATGGCCGCCATGTCCTATGACCGTTACACGGCTATTCACAACCCACTGCACTACTCCAGCCTCATGACCCGTAAGATCTGCTTTCAGTTAATGATGGCTGCTTGGTTGGTTGGGTTCCTGGTTTCTATGTGCATCGTCACCATTGTATTCAACTTATCTTTTTGTGACTCCAAGACCATCCGGCACTTCTTTTGCGACATCTCGCCTGTGGTCTGCCTTGCTTGTGACTATACTCTGTCTTGTGAAATGGCTATTTTTGTGCTCTCTGCCTTTGTGTTGGTGGGCAGctttattttaattatgatttCCTATGTCTTCATTGGGTCCATAGTTATGAAGATGCCTTCAGCCAAGGGGAGGTATAAGGCCTTCTCAACTTGCTCCTCCCACCTCACTGTGGTGTGCATACACTATGGATTTGCTGGCTTTGTCTATTTGAGGCCCAAGAGCAGTGACTCATTCCGTGAAGATATGCTGATGGCTCTGACATATACAGTCCTGACACCTCTGCTTAATCCCATTGTTTACAGtctaagaaacaaagaaatgcagATTGCCTTAAGAAAGATAGTAGATAGTGCAAATAGGTTCATCCTTCAGATGGTAAATAAGAGAAccctgaacatttaa